GTAAGAACTAATTGTCCCATTAAGCATAGGTCCAACATAAAAGGAGCATACCAAGCCAAAGTTTAACTCACATACTAAGTTAAGTACTCATATTGGTTGGGTTTGGTTTGGTATCGAGTGACCATCTTAGGATCAGGTGGTAGGGTtttaacttctaaatttaattttaagagTTAGATATGGAGTAAAGTAACCTGAAATCAATTCCacttttctaatttattttgtaaGAGCATTGTAACCCGTTCCGCTTCTTTTCTAAGGTATATATAGTTGAAACTGTCTGGCCAAACAGTCCACCGTACCATGcctatttatataaatattgtaAGTCATCACCATGCATGGACACAATGTACATGCGTGTGAGCTATCAAGGTTGATCAAGTAACGGTGAATCAGATTAAGAATAACTAAACACGGATATTCATGATAGTGGAAAATCATGAATGATCAAGGGGATGTACCCTTTGTAGGATaaaaacacaagaactaagccaattAGAGAGGgatgaatggttggtatacccaaaaacccaaactttttgcggaattaaaagttaccctcaaatttgaCGGATCGTagtctgaccgaagtagtcgcaccggtctgaccgcatgGATACCACCGTCTGACCGAGGTTGAACCTTCGGTCAAACCGCGAGATCAACCGATGTCGCTTGTATAgctgccgccggtctgaccgccgcaatgCCGCCAGTCTGATCGCCGGTGtttcgccggttagaccgccgaactCGAGAAAAcataaatcgaagaactctcaaagtagatgacaacttttttacttctctctgtgtttacaaagtgcaacaacagcactcctcacgaaaatctcgactaaactcgaaaccctaactaaactcacaactcaatgctctcaaaagcgataccgggaaacctcacgctccctctctatttatacatgaggtaggcagcctaaagccacgaaccaaactcatactagaagttctaatccacctaggaaacctttccgtacaagaaacaaactttacaaactcggggcacacaatacctccatcgtatgctatatggaatcttcaccaaccacgtgcattgaactctagcctaagtatcccatATGATATCTGACCGTCACGGACGTCGCCTTATCCCCAAGTcaactcccgatccatcaccggcaatactctcccgaggcatcaagtcacctacacatgaatcaaacaaagaaaccatattccgagaccaagctatctccaacttgactcattagtagcaaacaacagtattacatacacatagtatccatctagaagtcataaacccgaaacaatcacggatatccaaacaaacaaactgaaactaaaaccgacacagagtcggccggtcagaccgtgggctaaaccggtctgaccgctcgcaTAGCGCCGGTCTGACAGGCAACCACTGCCTGGTCTGACCGGACCTGACAAGAAACAGTAACCCTGTTTATCACCTGAAAAAATCagtcatctccaaaaccacttcgccaataatctccaaatatcaaaaccaataaacaCAGAtgtcaattgttcatcacagaataacaataaaaaacGCTTTGATTTTACACCCTCATTTCTGGTATGAAATCCAAactgttatatattaaaagctTTTGAAAGAAATTGACAACTtagataaaaaaattgatatatCATCATATGTAAGTTTAAATATGTCCTACGATAAGTTGAAAAAAAAGCTGAACTAGTACATGCACTATTTATAATCACAttcgtttctttttttaattaactgaATAGCTGAATTGAATTTATACTTACATtttatgaagtgatatattacatattaatctatattgtgattttcttttaaaaaaatataattattcggATGACAACTAAGAATGAGGGGACATCGCCTGAAGGTAAAAGAACATCTCCTTGATAGGTAGCTACAATCATGAACTAACGTAGATgactaaattttataaaaacatCTCCTTGACAGTTGAAGCTGTTTCGGAAGCGTCTTGCCTGCAGCTATATATGTTGGTCTTGCAGCGTCGATCATGGGGAACATGTAACTCGTAAAAAAGGAACTAAACCActtcatttattgcgcaattctTTTGTTAACTGGCCAAATGGTTGTAGGAACACTTGTCGATGACTCCCAACTGTGAAATTTAAGATTAGGCGTGGTACACTTTGAGATCAGGATTCTGGTTGGCATTAACAGTGTTGGATAATATATATCTAGAAATGCATTTCTCTGAGGGGAAATGGGTAATGAGAACATTAATATATTCTTCTATTCTTCTGTGTCTGTTAGCAAGGGAAATGGTTAATCTTCAGCCACTGAGaaatgcatgcaattttattgtCAGACTGTCATTGACATGGTATGGTCACATTTAACTTTATTACAGAAAACATCACTGGAAATTATTCGCTCGAAAAAAGATAACATCACCGGAAATCATATAAAAGTACATTTTAAATAGCGATATGCGCCATTATGATTGAGAGGCCGGGTAATAAAAATAGTATGAAAGCATGAAAAATAGATCAGTACTTTTTGCAGGTGAATCGGTGGAAGCATATATATggccaaagtttggaaaaaagtttttttttcaaaccgtCGGGCCGTTGTCgacatattttatataaaagaaGAAGGTGTCCCATTTTAAAAAGCCAAAGTTTAAAAATTGCTACCAGTACCGACAGTCTATAATAAAGCGTCGTCCAGATCTGAGACTGGCAGACGCATGAAGCCGTCACCATTGTCTTCTCGCATTTTGATCCACTTGGGCTTGTCGTCGGCCTCGCCATCCGCCTCCGGCGCCTGATCGGTACTGGTCTCGTTGATCTTGAACATGGTGGAGTAGTAGTCGGTGTTCGGCAAGGTCATCAGGATGAGGTGCATGTACATGTCCAGGCTGTGTGCCTTGATCAGCTCCCGCGGCGACTTGCTGGCATCATGGTCGTCGAGCTCGATGTTGTAGTCGCCGTCAAGCACATTGTTCGCCGGCAGCTTGGGCACTATGTCCTGTTTGACGACGACGCGGGACACTTggacgcggcgcgcggcgagggcgccgtggaacgcgtcgtcgccgacgcgcGGCGCGCCGAACGTCACGGCTCGGACTCCGATCAACGGCTCGctgctgcggcggtggcggtcctCGTCTGCCAGCGCCACCGCGGCGTCGTGCGCCGCCATCAGGGCGAGCGCGCCGCCGAGGCTGTGGCCGGTGATGGTGACGCGGATCAGTTTTccgggctgctgctgcttccggcGGAGATGCCTCGCCAGCCGCTTCACCTCCTCGACGACCTGCTGCTGCACGCTGAGCTCGCCGTGCTCCTTGTCCGCGTCGTTGGACCTGTACACCTTGTGGAACCCCTCGGCTACCTCACCGCCGGCGGGTTCGCCGTCCAACCCTTGGAACGCCACGCGTTCGACATGGATGTCCATCATGAAGTCGGCGACCGTCGCCGAGCCGCGCAGCACGACGACGATGTCGTCCCAGCAGTCGTCGCCCTGCTGCttgccggcgccgacggcgatgTAGCCGAACCAGTACGGCTTGTTCaggccggcgatggcggccggCAACGAGTCGACAACCCATGGCGGGAGTGGTAGTGGCTCGACGGTGGCGTAGAGGTGGGCGGTGACGACGTACCCAGCATTGGTGGCGAGGCGGCTGGACAAGACGGTCTCGTAGGACTCGCCGGGGTGCTTCTTCACCTCATCGAACGTCTTGTAGGCGGCGTCCACCATGACCGCGTACCTGAGGAGATCGGCCCGGTGGTTCTTATCCTCGAGGTTGATCACTAGGCGCCGCTGATGTACCACCTTACCGCTGCAGCCATTTCCGCCGTTGCCTTGGATTTGGCTCTGCTCACCGCCGACCATGTCGAGGTACGCTGGGACGGACAATCTCGATCTTAATTAGTTTTGCGTGTGATATGATGCCACACCGCAATAGAGATATATATAGGGAGCTAATAAGCACTTAGCGGCTGTTTGGTTGCAGTAACTAACTTTGCCACAACTAACCTTATTAGCTAAAGTGTGGCATGACAATATGATATAAAAGTGCAGTCATGAATTAGTAAGCCACAAATGTGCAGTACGTGGCATGTGgtttgaaaaataaaagagtGAATGATTTGTGAGCCCAAAGTATAAGAAAGTATGGTAAGCCTAAGTTAGTAAGGTGTGGCAGAGAAACAAACACCTACCTAACAACTGTGGTATGATGCACTGTCCCCTCAAACAAATCTCAACAATTCCTAATTAATTgtccaaaatttataaatttcaTATCCATACTCCCCACAGCTCGGGAGCTTGCAGCAActcctaagagcaagtttaatagtatagccaactaccagcttcaaatcatctatagtcaattttatagccaattcatacaataattacctataaacatatagtaCACAATCAATACCTGctcccacctctcatacacatatatatgacaTCCTGGCCCAATTAGAATGAGGCATGTGTGGCCCATGTAAACtgtgtgcgcatgtttagtaccaccttgctagtcTAGTAAGGGTGGAACCAATTTATAAGGCCTCATCCCTCCAACCATGTCACTCACAGGTTAACTCTTTTACACGAAGCGAAGACGAAAGTGTAAACAGGGTGGTGTGTGTAAGTGGGTCCACCTGTCAGAGCCCGTTAGATGGGCTGGCTACACAGTTCTGGAGGGAGGTCTGTTACATCACACATGCATCTTGTAGTCTGTGCTACATCTTTTATCTCCTTTGCTACATAGTTCTAGAGAGAGGCCTGTTACAGTGCTACATCTTTTATCTCCTTGGCTACATAGTTCTAGAGAGAGTGTTACATCACACATGCATCTTGTAGTCCGTGCTACATCTTTTATCTCCTTGGCTACATAGTTCTAGAGAGAGGCCTGTTACAGTGCTACATCTTTTATCTCCTTGGCTACACTCCTTGGCTACATAGTTCTAGAGAGAGTGTTACATCACACATGCATCTTGTAGTCCGTGCTACATCTTTTGGCTACATAGTTCTAGAGAGAGTGTTACATCACACATGCATCTTGTAGTCCGTGCTACATCTTTTATCTCCTTGGCTACATAGTTCTAGAGAGAGGCCTGTTACAGTGCTACATCTTTTATCTCCTTGGCTACACTCCTTGGCTACATAGTTCTAGAGAGAGTGTTACATCACACATGCATCTTGTAGTCCGTGCTACATCTTTTATCTCCTTGGCTACATAGTTCTAGAGAGAGGCCTGTTACAGTGCTACATCTTTTATCTCCTTGGCTACATAGTTCTAGAGAGAGGCCTGTTACAGCACACATACAACACATACATCTTGTAGTCCGTGCTACATCTTTTATCTCCTTTAAATATGTTTATTATGGTTCTTGTAGTCCGTGCtacatcttttatctcatttaAATATGTTTATTATGGCTGACTACATCTTTTATCTCCTTTAAATATGTTTATTATGGTtggtttatagcatgctattgtacctgctctaatagaTGTGCTACATCTTTTATCTCCTTTAAATATGTTTATTATGGTTCTTGTAGTCCGTGCtatatcttttatctcatttaAATATGTTTATTATGGCTGACTACATCTTTTATCTCCTTTAAATATGTTTATTATGGTtggtttatagcatgctattgtacctgctctaatagaTGATCGAGGTAGCCTCACTTGTTTTGTCTTAGGGAGTTAATATTCTAGGCAGTCTATTggataaaagttttttttctaaaatccaAAATGCATATTAGAAATTCCTAAATGGAATTTTGGGATTTAGTATTTGAGTGAACTGTTGATGGTGCTCTTACAAAGTGTTAGGTGAAGGTACTtaattttatataattattagttAATTAGTCATCATGGTATATTAATTGGCGTATAATATATATCTACCGAGagaagtagtatatatatgcgtACCTTTGTGTGTGCTAATTAAGAGGTCGATCAGGTATCTCCTCGCTGGCTCTAATGGAAGACTTCGATCATGTGTTGCAAGATGGAagtaagtatatattaattaagGCCTTCTTTGGATTGGATCTATAACTTTTGCCCtagtagaaaataattttgaatTATAATTAATCCATTAATTTTTTACATGGTTTTAACTCATCATGGAACTTTTGGTTTAAAACCTCTAAGAATACGTGGTATACAAgttacatttttaatttttgttacgTAATGAATCCTTTAGCTTATAATTAAGCTGCAACTAAAACGCTCAAACAAGCCATAGCCAAATAGGCTCAAACAAGCGTCTATTTTTATCACCTATtattatccaaaaaaaagacTCAAATTAAGAAGCATGTCTCTTTGATTTgtagaaaaaacataaaaactTTAGAGGATGTCAATCCTAcagaaaaatttcctataaagtcttttgaaacaaatgattaaATTATATCCTATGCTTTGAATTTTCTGTGGTATGGACAATTCTATAGAGATTTTTAAGAAAATTTAGTAATAACTTCAACCTCTTTAAAAGTTTTCTTTAAGTCTATTTTTCTCATCCGATTTTTATGGTCCAATCAAATTGTTACTCTTGCATACGTACTTTTCTATGTAAATGACAGCTGTGCGTACGATATAAACGTGCCTTCCGATCGACCATCGATCGCTAGCTCGTGCAAAGGAATCTTCATTATATTGTTCAGTTAATTACTTTTAGTTAACCTTCATATTGAGCGCTCATGCATAGGAATAGGATAATTAATTTTATCATACCAAGAGGTATTatattttctagtataaaatttagtatCTTTAGGTACTAAGTAtgtcaagataaaaaaaatttagcgtAAAATTTAGGTATGTCTGGAGAAAAACGTTTAGTAAAGCTACTGTAGTTGTTCTGTATATATAGGGCCTATTTGGAGAACTATCCCAGGGATATTTTTTGGGTTAAAGATTATCCCACCAAAATAGCCCCCTAACAAAATAGCCCTCTTGCTGTTTGGATCCAAAGGCTATTTAGCTATTATTGTACCATCCCAATCATTTGCCTCCACTAAAAGTATACAGCAGCCGGATCTTCTATGGCTAATCCAATACAGGCACATACAAGCATACACAATTCCTTACAAGCCCAAACACATAATTTGTCTCAAATATATAAGCAAGTATGTAAAACAATCATGTCACATAAAAGATACAATTCCATACAACAATCGTCTCACATAAATATACAATTACATAAAACAATTGTCTCACATAAATATTAAAGTCCATACAACAATTGTCTCACATAAATATTAAAGTCCATACAACAATTATCTCACATAAATATTAAAGTCCTCAaaccgtaaaaaaaaattacaatccATTAAACAAAGCATTTGCCAAGTCATCGCGGAAGAAATTCATGTTGCTATCCTCAACAAGAGGTTCATCTTCTGACCAGTCAGAGTGAGGTGATGTAGGCATTGGAAAATAATCTGCATCCGCATCACACCTAGCAAATTCCCTATCCCTAATTTTGCTCTCTCGAATGAAATTGTGAAGAACCATGCAAGCAACAATTAttctagtttgttttttttccgaaAACGATGGCATGTCCAACAACATCCTCCACTTCATCTTCAACACACCAAAAGACCGCTCTATGACATTCCTAATCCGGGAATGTGCATGGTTAAAGGTTTCTTTCATACCTTGTGGCGGGGGCCGTTTTTCCATTGCTCCACATGATACCTAGTGCATCTATACGGTGAAAGGTAGCCCGGGCAGTTTAGGTACCCCGCATCAACCACATAGTACTTCCCTGCATATACAAACACACAATGAGGCATATAGGTACAAGTTAAAATGATGGAAAGATTTGAAACAAAAGTTGCATTACTTTACCTTGTGGTGGATGTGGAAATTTGTGAGCATGAGTTGTCGTTGCATCTTTGAACACTCTCATATCATGTGCTGAACCAGGCCATCCCGATAGCACAAAGCTGATCCAAGTTTGCTGGAAGTCCTTTAAGCACCTTCTTTAGGTAAGGTTTGCCCTGCAGGAATAATCCAAACATAAGAACACTAAACGCAGACAGATAATAACCCAAAAAAACATGATcagcaataaaaaaaatggtagaaAAGTACCTCTATGTGACTACTCCAGAAATCAGAATCAGCATCGACTGTTCCATCAGGTTTTCTTCCTAAGCCCGTGTGCGTTTGCAAGTAACGCCAGAAGGAGTACGTGCTCTTGAGAATCCCAATTTGATTCTTTAGCTGCATACGACTGTGCATCAAACCAGTTTTGGCATGGTAGCCCTCGGCTATAGCATTATAGCCATCAGAATTCATTTGGCTACCATTGTAGTGGCCTGCTCTTACTTGCTCTATGCACAATGCTAACAAAATACTATTATAACTATCAGTCCAGTTAGCTCGGTCAGAAGTGCTCACCGGAGGGCCGCCGAAGCTGCCTAATTCCTCCACCTCATCGTCCCATGCACCTTCTTCGTCAAGGTCGACGTAATCGCCGATGGGTGCTTCCTGGGTGCCGACACTCCTCGACGCACACCAACCGCGGCCCCCACGTCCGCGGTCGCGGCCACGGTTGGTTGCCATGGCGCGTTGCCGACGGCGACCCGTTGCCCCTGATGAGGAGCTACCTCACCCAAGGCCGCCGCCGACAATGCCCGACGACGACCCACCATTTCCACCGTGTCCAGCACGGCCACCTGCCGCGCCGAAGTTGAGCTGGCGGGCGCGCGGTGCACCACGAGATGGCTCGGCACCCCCTCGACCAGCCCTCACTCCCAGAGAGCGTGGTGCACGGATGGGAGGGAGACCGGAGCCTCGGCCGTGGCCAGctccttcctcgccgccaccctGGAGGAAGGCACCATACTCGTGGAGGTGAGGGAACTCCTGGCCCGACGCCGCCTGGGTGTTGAGGTCCAGCGTGTCCACGCCGGCGCGGGGAACGGATCCGTGGGAAGGGCCAGACGCCGACGGCTGCGACGACCAAATGTTGCCGGCGGCGGACGAAATGGGATCTTGGGAGAAGAAATCAAAGCCGTTGGGGTCCATCTCCGCGCGGATCCGGTGCAAGGCGATGCGTCGACGATGGATTTGATGGCCGGCAACGCGGGTGGGGTGAATCGCTGGCGTGGATGCCTCTCGGTGGATCTGAAGGAAGGGCCGCGCGATtcgagggagagggcggcgcgggtgaagggctgggcggcggcacgggtggggggagggggaggcgaagctggggccgggcggcggcgcgggtggggggagggggaggcgaagcTGGGCCGGGCGGCGGCAAGGGTTCTGGAGAGCGAGCGGGGGCAAGAGCGAGGGGTGAGAGCGACGATTTCCGCCGCAACTGGATCCGGCACAAGTGGGGGAAAGTGGGAATCGGTGGGGCCCACAGCAAATAGCCCCAATTAGCACCCCTTGAGGGTGATAATTTTTTGGGGTGGGCTATTTGCAAATAGCCCTCCTGTTTGGATCCCCTTGAGCTATTTTAGGGCTAAAAGGGGTGGGCTAAAAAAAAACCATAGGATCCAAACACCCCCATAGATGAGCACATGTATAGAAAACATCGATTATTTCTAGCTCGTAGGACTCTACATGTTATGTTGGGAATACTGTGGAAGCTACTAACCGTTTTCGTACGTAGTGATACATGATCTATCCATTATTTTTTGTCTGCTTTCTCTCTGTCGATC
This genomic window from Oryza sativa Japonica Group chromosome 12, ASM3414082v1 contains:
- the LOC107276612 gene encoding phospholipase A1-II 7; translated protein: MVGGEQSQIQGNGGNGCSGKVVHQRRLVINLEDKNHRADLLRYAVMVDAAYKTFDEVKKHPGESYETVLSSRLATNAGYVVTAHLYATVEPLPLPPWVVDSLPAAIAGLNKPYWFGYIAVGAGKQQGDDCWDDIVVVLRGSATVADFMMDIHVERVAFQGLDGEPAGGEVAEGFHKVYRSNDADKEHGELSVQQQVVEEVKRLARHLRRKQQQPGKLIRVTITGHSLGGALALMAAHDAAVALADEDRHRRSSEPLIGVRAVTFGAPRVGDDAFHGALAARRVQVSRVVVKQDIVPKLPANNVLDGDYNIELDDHDASKSPRELIKAHSLDMYMHLILMTLPNTDYYSTMFKINETSTDQAPEADGEADDKPKWIKMREDNGDGFMRLPVSDLDDALL